The following are encoded in a window of Natranaeroarchaeum aerophilus genomic DNA:
- the ilvD gene encoding dihydroxy-acid dehydratase has translation MNNEPTGREKDPELPSSEVTEGVERAPHRAMFRAMGYDDDDLSAPMIGVANPAADITPCNVHLDDVAQSAYDAVDDRDGMPIEFGTITISDAISMGTEGMKASLTSREIIADSVELVAFGERMDGLVTIGGCDKNMPGMMMAMIRTDLPSVFLYGGSIMPGEHEGREVTIQNVFEGVGAVAEGEMSEDELDEMERTACPGAGSCGGMFTANTMASLSEALGFAPLGSASAPAEADERYEIAREAGELAVEVVEERRRPSDYLTKESFENAIALQVAIGGSTNAVLHLLALAAEAGIDLDIEEFDEISRKTPKIADLQPGGEKVMNDLHEVGGVPVVLNALYEAGLLHSDALTVTGNTIGEELDAMDLPDLDDLDVDYLYSVDEPKNEQGAIRILTGNLAPDGAVLKVTGEEDLRHEGPARVFENEEAAMKYVQEGHVESGDAICIRNEGPQGGPGMREMLGVTSAVAGQGHAEDVALFTDGRFSGATRGFSIGHVAPEAAADGPIAALEDGDIVTIDVEERTLAFDVSDEEIERRLDEREEPEPNYTNGVMAKYGQLFGSAANGAVTNPGAKDE, from the coding sequence ATGAACAATGAACCCACGGGCCGCGAGAAAGACCCCGAGCTTCCGAGCAGCGAAGTGACCGAAGGGGTCGAACGAGCGCCCCACCGTGCGATGTTCCGTGCGATGGGCTACGACGACGATGACCTCTCCGCGCCGATGATCGGCGTGGCGAACCCCGCGGCGGATATCACGCCGTGTAACGTCCACCTCGACGACGTGGCACAGAGCGCGTACGATGCCGTCGACGATCGCGATGGAATGCCGATCGAGTTCGGGACGATCACGATCAGCGACGCCATCTCGATGGGAACCGAGGGGATGAAAGCCTCGCTCACGTCCCGCGAGATCATCGCCGACTCGGTCGAGCTGGTCGCCTTTGGCGAGCGCATGGACGGTCTCGTGACGATCGGCGGCTGTGACAAGAACATGCCCGGCATGATGATGGCGATGATCCGCACCGATCTCCCTTCGGTCTTCCTGTACGGCGGCTCGATCATGCCCGGCGAGCACGAGGGCCGCGAGGTGACGATCCAGAACGTCTTCGAGGGCGTCGGCGCGGTCGCCGAGGGCGAGATGAGCGAGGACGAACTCGACGAGATGGAACGGACCGCCTGCCCCGGCGCGGGCTCGTGTGGCGGGATGTTCACCGCGAACACGATGGCCTCCCTGAGCGAGGCGCTCGGATTCGCACCGCTGGGCAGTGCCAGCGCGCCCGCCGAGGCCGACGAGCGCTACGAGATCGCCCGCGAGGCTGGCGAACTCGCCGTCGAGGTTGTCGAGGAGCGACGACGTCCCTCCGACTACCTCACCAAGGAATCCTTCGAGAACGCCATCGCCCTGCAGGTCGCCATCGGCGGCTCGACCAACGCCGTGCTCCACCTGCTGGCGCTCGCCGCCGAGGCGGGGATCGATCTCGACATCGAGGAGTTCGACGAGATCAGCCGCAAGACGCCGAAGATCGCCGACCTCCAGCCCGGCGGCGAGAAGGTCATGAACGACCTCCACGAGGTCGGTGGCGTCCCGGTCGTTCTCAACGCGCTCTACGAGGCCGGACTGCTCCACAGCGACGCGCTGACCGTGACGGGCAACACCATCGGCGAGGAACTGGACGCGATGGACCTGCCCGACCTCGACGACCTCGACGTCGACTATCTCTACTCGGTCGACGAGCCGAAAAACGAACAGGGCGCGATCCGAATCCTGACGGGCAACCTCGCCCCCGACGGCGCGGTCCTCAAAGTCACCGGCGAGGAGGACCTTCGCCACGAGGGCCCCGCCCGCGTCTTCGAGAACGAGGAAGCGGCCATGAAGTACGTCCAGGAGGGTCACGTCGAATCTGGCGACGCGATCTGCATCCGAAACGAGGGGCCACAGGGCGGCCCCGGCATGCGCGAGATGCTCGGCGTCACGAGCGCCGTCGCGGGACAGGGCCACGCCGAGGACGTCGCGCTCTTCACTGACGGACGCTTTTCGGGTGCAACCCGTGGCTTCTCGATCGGCCACGTCGCCCCCGAGGCCGCGGCCGATGGTCCCATCGCCGCACTCGAAGACGGCGACATCGTGACGATCGACGTCGAGGAGCGTACCCTCGCCTTTGACGTCTCCGACGAGGAGATCGAACGTCGTCTCGACGAGCGCGAGGAACCAGAGCCGAACTACACCAACGGCGTTATGGCCAAGTACGGCCAGCTCTTCGGTTCGGCGGCCAACGGTGCGGTGACGAACCCCGGCGCGAAAGACGAGTAA
- a CDS encoding RNA-guided endonuclease InsQ/TnpB family protein, which produces MYYAYKYRLKPSDAHREELDRHRDICRQLYNHTLYRLNEYQDEHGELPSMTTLRSELPDLKKWWDGLNDVYSKVLQTVVERLFDNLKGLSKLKENGYGVGQLKWKPPREFRSFTYSQSGFKLDKKGGQTVLSFSKLADIPIRLHRPIPNDAKLKQVTVKKEPTGEWFATFGVEMDRETPEPPETPEKCVGVDVGILKYAHDTDGTAVGSLDLSDERDRLEREQRKLSRKQHGSNNYERQRRRVAECHANLRRKRRDFLHKLSAYYAREYDLVAVEDLNVKGMMESPSNSRNTASAAWRTFLSLLEYKCEREGTHFVAVNPRGTTKECASCGVSTDKPLWVREHSCPACGFEADRDANAAWNILSRGVEDVGVGHSESTPVETALPVDTPVSAKRVVETGSPTLKERTASAVSE; this is translated from the coding sequence ATGTACTACGCCTACAAGTACCGTCTCAAGCCGTCCGACGCCCACCGTGAGGAGTTGGACCGCCACCGAGACATTTGTAGGCAACTGTACAACCACACGCTCTACCGCCTCAACGAGTACCAAGACGAACACGGTGAACTGCCGTCTATGACCACGCTACGGTCGGAACTGCCCGACCTCAAGAAGTGGTGGGACGGCCTCAATGACGTGTACTCGAAGGTTCTCCAAACCGTCGTGGAACGCCTGTTCGACAACCTCAAAGGACTCTCCAAACTCAAGGAAAACGGCTACGGCGTCGGTCAGCTCAAGTGGAAGCCGCCACGGGAGTTCCGCAGTTTCACGTACAGTCAGTCTGGCTTCAAGCTCGACAAAAAGGGCGGTCAGACTGTGCTGTCTTTCTCGAAACTTGCGGACATACCGATTCGGCTCCACCGACCCATCCCCAACGACGCAAAACTCAAGCAGGTCACGGTGAAGAAGGAACCGACGGGCGAGTGGTTCGCCACCTTCGGCGTCGAAATGGACCGTGAGACGCCCGAACCGCCTGAGACTCCCGAGAAGTGCGTCGGTGTCGACGTGGGAATTCTCAAGTACGCCCACGACACGGATGGTACGGCGGTCGGGTCGCTTGACCTCTCAGACGAACGCGACCGCTTGGAGCGCGAGCAACGGAAGCTCTCGCGCAAACAGCACGGGTCGAACAACTACGAGAGGCAACGGCGTCGAGTCGCGGAGTGTCACGCCAACCTCCGACGGAAGCGCCGTGACTTCCTGCACAAACTCTCAGCGTACTACGCTCGGGAGTACGACCTCGTGGCGGTTGAAGACCTGAACGTGAAGGGGATGATGGAGTCGCCGTCGAACAGCCGCAACACGGCGTCTGCCGCGTGGCGGACGTTTCTCTCGTTGCTCGAATACAAGTGCGAGCGTGAAGGAACGCACTTCGTCGCGGTCAACCCAAGAGGGACAACGAAGGAGTGCGCGTCGTGCGGCGTTTCAACTGACAAGCCGTTGTGGGTCCGTGAACACTCCTGTCCCGCCTGCGGGTTTGAGGCGGATAGAGACGCAAACGCGGCGTGGAACATTCTTTCCCGTGGTGTTGAAGATGTAGGAGTGGGACACTCCGAATCAACGCCTGTGGAGACTGCGCTCCCTGTGGATACACCTGTG
- the tnpA gene encoding IS200/IS605 family transposase, whose amino-acid sequence MEYDLDSGAHSMYSLHYHLILTTKYRRGVLTEERTQFIHQVISGFTDNYGVELTNLDGEDDHVHILFRAKPTTDLVKFINTVKGATARRIRNEYADELKTELWGDSFWNDSYCLISTGQVSLDVLKQYVEDQRE is encoded by the coding sequence ATGGAGTATGACCTCGACTCGGGAGCGCACTCGATGTATTCCCTGCACTATCACCTGATACTCACCACGAAGTATCGGCGCGGAGTGCTAACCGAGGAGCGAACCCAATTCATTCACCAGGTCATCAGCGGGTTCACGGACAACTACGGTGTCGAACTGACAAACCTCGACGGCGAGGACGACCACGTACACATCCTCTTCCGAGCGAAACCAACCACAGACCTCGTGAAGTTCATCAACACGGTCAAGGGCGCGACCGCCCGCCGTATCCGCAACGAGTACGCGGACGAACTGAAGACCGAACTGTGGGGCGACTCGTTCTGGAACGACTCGTACTGCCTCATCTCGACGGGGCAGGTGTCGCTGGATGTGCTGAAACAGTATGTAGAGGACCAACGCGAGTAG